The following proteins are encoded in a genomic region of Amycolatopsis sulphurea:
- a CDS encoding ABC transporter permease — protein MNTLLNKKKEPIDKLAASSVSGRSLGAEAFRRMLRSPVAITGGVITLLFLLLAIFAPLLTPKDPQTRYLQDQVQLGRGIIPGAQPGFPLGVDDFGRDFLSRLLVGAQQTLLVGVLATVIGVLLGVIIGGIAGAFGGWVDTVLMRLVDVLLAFPSLLLAISIAALFAKPSQWTVILAVSIIGVPIFARLLRGSMLAQREADHVLAATSLGVKRGTIVFRHMLPNSLGPVIVQATLTLATAILEAAALSFLGLGDPDPTRAEWGLMLGNASRQFLDIRPELAYYPAVAIIVVALGFTLLGESLREALDPKNRR, from the coding sequence GTGAACACTCTGCTGAACAAGAAAAAGGAACCGATCGACAAGCTCGCCGCGAGTTCGGTGAGTGGGCGGAGCCTCGGCGCCGAGGCGTTCCGCCGGATGCTGCGCAGCCCGGTGGCCATCACCGGTGGCGTGATCACCCTGCTGTTCCTGCTGCTGGCCATTTTCGCGCCGCTGCTCACCCCGAAGGACCCGCAGACGCGGTATCTGCAGGACCAGGTTCAGCTCGGCCGCGGCATCATTCCCGGCGCACAGCCCGGTTTCCCGCTCGGCGTGGACGATTTCGGCCGCGACTTCCTGTCCCGCCTGCTCGTCGGCGCGCAGCAGACGCTGCTGGTCGGGGTGCTGGCCACGGTGATCGGCGTGCTGCTCGGGGTGATCATCGGCGGTATCGCGGGCGCGTTCGGCGGCTGGGTCGACACCGTCCTCATGCGACTGGTCGACGTGCTGCTCGCGTTTCCCTCGCTGCTGCTGGCGATCTCCATCGCGGCGTTGTTCGCGAAGCCGAGCCAGTGGACGGTGATCCTCGCCGTGTCGATCATCGGCGTGCCGATCTTCGCCCGGCTGCTGCGTGGATCCATGCTGGCGCAACGGGAAGCGGACCACGTGCTGGCCGCGACCTCGCTCGGGGTCAAGCGTGGCACGATCGTGTTCCGGCATATGCTGCCCAACTCGCTCGGCCCGGTGATCGTGCAGGCCACGCTGACCCTGGCCACCGCGATCCTGGAGGCCGCCGCACTGTCCTTCCTCGGCCTCGGCGATCCGGACCCGACCCGGGCGGAGTGGGGGCTGATGCTGGGCAACGCCTCGCGCCAGTTCCTCGACATCCGCCCGGAGCTGGCGTATTACCCGGCCGTCGCGATCATCGTGGTGGCGCTCGGGTTCACGCTGCTCGGCGAGTCCCTGCGCGAAGCCCTCGACCCGAAGAACCGGCGGTGA